One segment of Sporanaerobacter acetigenes DSM 13106 DNA contains the following:
- a CDS encoding ABC transporter substrate-binding protein, translating into MNMKKIVAFLLILALSFSLVACGKSEQKESSDDSTTPVEETKDKPFEGTTLSVLLAYGGAENSFDKFTEETGIKVEYLEMSTGAALAKLQAEDGKTEADIWFGGGVDSYLNARDLGYLEAYKSPNVSAINSQYNDKDGYYSGLALVPAGWIVNEDILKEKGLEAPKTWEDLADPKYKGEVIMADPSISGTNYAIVSGLIQAWGEEKAWDYFERLNKNIDFFAKGGGEPLEKVAAGEFAIGIVAITGGTYSVGETSPTSVVYPEDVIPWTPAPIAIFKNTKNLEAAKVFVDWYLSKEGQEVLREADARIMARDDVDAPELMKDLDKSKLIDFNLELMGSQRDEILTRWKELVGEK; encoded by the coding sequence ATGAATATGAAAAAAATTGTAGCATTTTTGTTGATTTTAGCCTTATCTTTTAGTTTGGTTGCTTGTGGAAAATCAGAGCAAAAAGAAAGTTCTGATGATTCAACTACACCAGTTGAGGAAACTAAAGATAAGCCTTTTGAAGGAACAACCTTAAGTGTTTTACTTGCTTATGGTGGAGCAGAAAACAGTTTTGATAAGTTCACTGAAGAAACTGGAATAAAAGTTGAATATTTAGAAATGTCAACTGGTGCTGCTCTTGCTAAATTACAAGCTGAAGATGGAAAAACGGAAGCAGATATTTGGTTTGGTGGCGGTGTTGATAGTTATCTAAATGCTAGAGATTTAGGTTATCTTGAAGCCTATAAATCTCCAAATGTTTCAGCTATCAATTCACAATACAATGACAAAGATGGATATTATTCCGGACTTGCATTGGTTCCAGCAGGATGGATAGTTAATGAGGATATTCTAAAGGAAAAAGGACTTGAAGCACCAAAGACTTGGGAAGACTTAGCTGATCCAAAATATAAAGGTGAAGTAATCATGGCTGACCCTTCTATATCAGGAACAAACTATGCAATTGTCAGCGGACTTATTCAAGCGTGGGGAGAAGAAAAAGCTTGGGATTATTTTGAAAGATTAAATAAAAATATTGATTTCTTTGCAAAAGGTGGCGGAGAACCTCTTGAAAAAGTTGCAGCTGGAGAATTTGCCATTGGTATAGTAGCAATAACTGGTGGTACTTATAGCGTAGGAGAAACTAGTCCTACATCTGTAGTGTATCCTGAAGATGTAATTCCTTGGACTCCAGCACCAATTGCTATATTTAAAAACACAAAAAATCTTGAGGCAGCTAAAGTATTTGTAGATTGGTATCTATCAAAAGAAGGTCAAGAAGTATTGAGAGAAGCTGATGCTAGAATCATGGCTAGAGATGATGTAGATGCTCCTGAACTTATGAAGGATTTAGATAAGAGTAAACTAATAGATTTCAATTTAGAGTTAATGGGAAGCCAAAGAGATGAAATTTTAACTAGATGGAAGGAACTAGTAGGTGAAAAATAA
- a CDS encoding ATP-dependent Clp protease ATP-binding subunit, translating to MNTRKFSDESIQVMQEAQNIAIRKGNSELTELHIHMALVQQKNSMVVDILKEMGVDIFSYTKDIDEALDKLKSQDGLTKLFYNRVAQKILLVAEELSRGMYDSHINVEQIYLAILKENKITSQSIFEKYNIEYDDFRERVLKYRSTIGVADNHPEGIAKVLEKYGRDLTREAKNGDLDPVIGRDDEINRMIRILSRRTKNNPVIIGEPGVGKTAIVEGLAQRIVRNDVPETLKDRTIYALDMGALIAGAKFRGEFEERLKEVLKIIESSNGQIILFIDELHTVVGAGNGQGGLDTSNMLKPMLARGEILTIGATTFDEYREYIEKDGALDRRFQKILVTEPNVEETISILRGIKAKYEMHHGIRVSDKAVIACAELSDRYITDRFLPDKAIDLMDEASSMVRTSIDALPHELDEMQRKILQLEMEKVSIRQEDDEISKLRCKEIEEKIKELNSIYNVEYEKWIEDKKIVDRTKEIKHQIDEVKKQIDEASRENNFEKVSELKYIKLKKLEREEQELKNIPHTYDIKEEVTEDEIAEVVSKWTGIPVSKLTETEKEKLLNLDKVLHKKIIGQDEAVSAVTDAIIRARSGVRKRQKPVGSFMFFGPTGVGKTELAKVLTETMFDDEKNLIRLDMSEYMEKNSVSRLLGAPPGYVGFDEGGQLTEAVRRQPYSVVLFDEIEKAHSDVFNILLQILDDGRLTDNRGKVVDFKNTIIIMTSNIGSEDIIKGLDSQVEVVMKKIREIFKPEFLNRLDDIVLFKPLSKDDIVKIININIKEINEDLSPRRVSIELTLSATQHIIDEAYSIYYGARSIKRFIEKNIITEIGKMILRDEIECNQKVIIDSKDNNLVFKTTQGDDPSVL from the coding sequence ATGAACACAAGAAAGTTTTCTGATGAGAGTATACAAGTGATGCAGGAAGCTCAAAACATAGCCATAAGAAAAGGAAATAGTGAACTAACAGAATTGCATATACATATGGCTTTGGTACAACAAAAAAATTCAATGGTAGTAGATATATTGAAGGAAATGGGTGTTGATATATTTTCGTATACCAAGGACATAGATGAAGCTTTAGATAAATTGAAAAGTCAAGATGGTTTGACTAAATTGTTTTATAACAGGGTAGCTCAGAAAATATTGCTTGTGGCTGAAGAATTGTCTAGGGGCATGTATGATTCCCACATCAATGTAGAACAAATATATTTAGCCATTCTAAAAGAAAATAAAATAACTAGCCAAAGTATTTTCGAAAAATATAATATTGAATATGACGACTTTAGAGAAAGAGTTTTAAAATATAGATCAACCATTGGAGTCGCTGACAACCATCCAGAAGGAATTGCCAAAGTATTAGAGAAATATGGCAGGGATTTAACCCGTGAGGCAAAGAATGGTGATTTAGATCCAGTCATAGGTAGAGATGATGAGATAAATAGAATGATAAGGATATTGTCGAGAAGGACCAAAAACAATCCTGTCATCATAGGAGAACCTGGAGTTGGGAAAACTGCAATTGTAGAAGGATTAGCTCAGAGAATAGTTAGAAATGATGTGCCGGAGACTCTTAAAGACAGGACTATTTATGCACTAGATATGGGAGCCCTTATAGCAGGAGCTAAATTTAGAGGTGAATTTGAAGAGAGACTAAAAGAAGTATTAAAAATAATTGAATCTTCCAATGGACAAATTATTCTATTTATTGATGAATTGCATACAGTTGTTGGTGCAGGAAATGGACAAGGGGGATTAGATACCTCAAATATGCTCAAGCCAATGCTTGCCAGAGGTGAGATTTTGACAATTGGGGCAACTACTTTTGATGAATACAGAGAATATATAGAAAAAGATGGTGCCTTGGATCGAAGATTTCAAAAGATACTGGTCACTGAACCAAATGTAGAAGAAACTATTTCTATTTTAAGAGGGATAAAAGCAAAATATGAAATGCATCATGGTATAAGAGTTTCAGACAAGGCTGTTATTGCCTGTGCTGAATTGTCAGATAGATACATTACAGATAGATTTTTGCCAGATAAGGCTATTGATTTGATGGATGAGGCTTCTTCAATGGTGAGAACAAGTATAGATGCTTTGCCACATGAATTAGATGAGATGCAAAGAAAAATTTTGCAATTAGAAATGGAAAAAGTGTCTATAAGGCAAGAAGATGATGAAATATCAAAATTAAGATGCAAAGAAATAGAAGAAAAAATAAAAGAGTTAAACAGTATTTATAATGTAGAATATGAAAAATGGATTGAAGACAAAAAAATAGTAGATAGAACCAAAGAAATTAAACATCAAATTGATGAAGTAAAAAAACAAATAGATGAAGCCAGTAGAGAAAACAATTTTGAGAAGGTTTCAGAATTAAAATATATAAAGCTTAAAAAGTTGGAGAGAGAAGAACAAGAACTTAAAAATATTCCCCATACCTACGACATAAAAGAAGAAGTAACCGAAGATGAAATAGCAGAAGTAGTGTCTAAATGGACAGGTATACCTGTAAGTAAACTGACAGAAACTGAAAAGGAAAAATTATTGAACTTAGACAAAGTTCTTCATAAAAAGATAATAGGTCAAGATGAAGCTGTAAGTGCAGTGACAGATGCCATCATTAGAGCTAGGTCTGGAGTGAGAAAACGTCAAAAACCTGTCGGTTCATTTATGTTTTTTGGGCCTACAGGAGTTGGAAAAACAGAACTTGCCAAAGTTCTCACAGAGACAATGTTTGATGATGAGAAAAATCTTATTAGACTTGACATGAGTGAATACATGGAAAAAAATTCAGTTTCAAGACTTCTTGGAGCACCTCCAGGATATGTAGGATTTGATGAGGGAGGACAACTTACAGAAGCTGTAAGAAGACAACCTTATTCTGTAGTACTATTTGACGAAATTGAAAAAGCTCACAGTGATGTATTCAATATACTACTTCAAATATTAGATGATGGCAGACTTACCGACAATAGGGGAAAAGTAGTAGACTTTAAAAACACAATTATCATCATGACTTCCAATATTGGCTCTGAAGACATAATAAAAGGCTTGGACTCTCAAGTTGAGGTAGTCATGAAAAAGATAAGAGAAATTTTCAAACCTGAATTTTTAAATAGACTAGATGATATAGTTTTATTCAAGCCATTAAGCAAAGACGATATAGTGAAAATTATAAATATAAATATAAAAGAAATAAATGAGGATTTAAGCCCTAGAAGAGTATCCATAGAATTGACTTTAAGTGCTACTCAACACATAATAGATGAAGCTTATTCAATCTACTATGGTGCAAGGTCTATAAAAAGGTTCATAGAAAAAAATATCATAACCGAAATAGGGAAAATGATTCTTAGAGATGAAATAGAATGCAATCAAAAAGTCATCATTGACAGCAAAGACAACAATCTAGTATTCAAGACGACACAAGGGGATGATCCTTCTGTGTTATAA
- a CDS encoding SDR family NAD(P)-dependent oxidoreductase, with product MKNKRKETIKDLFDLTGKTALVTGASGGLGRDAARAYAECGAKVALLARRKEKLEDVVEEISQLGGEAIAIQCDVTDEEIVKDAVEEVIQQYGKIDILLNDSGVAVRGGVHNLTEEDWDKSMNTNVKGAYLLSKYVIPCMIKQNYGKVVNIASINAIIADKNDLFIRHSYNASKSAVLGLTKGMAASYGRYGITVNAVGPALFESEMTKDTLFKSDEFLKGYSKMNPAGRPAEKGELNGTLIYLSSDASSYVNGQFILVDGGISIV from the coding sequence ATGAAAAATAAAAGAAAAGAAACTATAAAAGATTTATTTGATTTAACAGGGAAAACAGCTTTAGTAACAGGGGCTTCTGGTGGATTAGGAAGAGATGCAGCTAGGGCCTATGCTGAATGCGGAGCCAAGGTAGCTTTATTAGCTAGAAGAAAAGAGAAATTAGAAGATGTAGTAGAAGAAATAAGTCAATTGGGTGGAGAAGCTATTGCTATCCAATGTGATGTTACTGATGAAGAAATAGTAAAAGATGCTGTAGAAGAGGTAATACAACAGTATGGTAAGATTGATATTTTATTAAATGATTCAGGAGTAGCTGTTAGAGGTGGAGTTCACAATTTAACTGAAGAAGATTGGGACAAATCTATGAATACTAATGTCAAGGGTGCTTATTTACTTAGCAAATATGTAATTCCATGTATGATAAAACAAAACTATGGTAAAGTTGTAAACATTGCTTCAATAAATGCCATAATTGCAGACAAAAATGATTTATTTATTAGACATTCATATAATGCATCAAAAAGTGCTGTACTTGGTCTTACTAAAGGAATGGCTGCATCATATGGGAGATATGGTATCACTGTTAATGCTGTTGGACCTGCACTTTTTGAAAGTGAAATGACAAAAGACACATTATTTAAATCTGATGAATTTTTAAAAGGATATAGCAAAATGAATCCAGCTGGAAGGCCAGCTGAAAAAGGAGAACTAAATGGAACTTTGATATATCTATCTTCCGATGCATCGAGTTATGTAAATGGACAATTTATATTAGTAGATGGAGGAATAAGTATAGTTTAG
- a CDS encoding ornithine cyclodeaminase family domain: MTFDMPKFTPPDFSQEFFVNAPNATLVEVEKDGVSPANYHALSVFPEYFKINDKWVLATQSRMDTVCVANDELGKESVNIVEFRNLKVGDKVVVGRTEDGSEGIYMYTQGFIEESKDADTFAFRSGRSRETAFSIDYDKLYQILANEKENGGYVTWVLGTAISLDSGSRDAMAQLVRNGYVDAIICGTSFAAFDLECATFDTTWGQDIFEKEQTTLGNYYETINMVRKAGSMEEFVKSGKPKDGIMKACVECGVPVIIGGTIRDRFGLPETYDNVYEAQDAMRKHIRKSSTVVMVSAILFTIATGNMTPSYNEFDGVIRPVYMYTVDIQEFAVNKLSDRGTLTATSVVTNTQDFIKNIGRALT, translated from the coding sequence ATGACATTTGATATGCCAAAATTTACACCACCAGATTTTAGTCAGGAATTCTTCGTCAATGCTCCAAATGCAACTTTGGTAGAAGTGGAAAAGGACGGAGTATCTCCTGCAAACTACCATGCACTTTCTGTTTTCCCAGAATATTTTAAGATAAATGACAAATGGGTATTAGCAACACAAAGTAGGATGGATACGGTTTGTGTTGCTAATGATGAACTAGGAAAAGAATCTGTAAATATAGTTGAATTTAGAAATCTAAAAGTTGGTGATAAAGTAGTTGTAGGAAGAACAGAAGATGGAAGTGAAGGCATATACATGTATACTCAAGGATTTATAGAGGAATCCAAAGATGCTGACACTTTTGCATTCCGTAGTGGTAGATCAAGAGAAACCGCTTTCTCTATTGATTATGACAAGCTTTATCAAATACTTGCAAACGAAAAAGAAAATGGTGGATATGTTACTTGGGTTTTAGGAACAGCTATAAGTTTAGACAGTGGTTCAAGAGATGCTATGGCACAACTTGTAAGAAATGGCTACGTTGATGCTATTATATGTGGTACAAGTTTCGCTGCTTTTGACTTAGAATGTGCTACATTTGACACTACTTGGGGGCAAGATATCTTTGAAAAAGAACAAACTACTCTTGGTAATTATTATGAGACAATAAATATGGTTAGAAAAGCTGGTTCCATGGAGGAATTTGTAAAGTCAGGAAAACCTAAAGATGGCATTATGAAAGCCTGTGTGGAATGTGGTGTACCTGTTATAATCGGTGGTACAATTAGAGACAGATTTGGTTTGCCTGAAACCTATGACAATGTATATGAAGCTCAAGATGCTATGCGTAAACATATTCGCAAGAGTTCAACTGTAGTTATGGTATCTGCAATATTATTTACTATAGCTACTGGAAACATGACTCCTTCCTACAATGAATTTGACGGAGTTATACGCCCTGTTTATATGTATACTGTAGATATACAGGAGTTTGCTGTAAATAAATTGTCCGATAGAGGAACTCTTACTGCTACATCTGTTGTTACAAATACCCAAGACTTTATAAAAAATATAGGAAGAGCTTTGACATAA
- a CDS encoding ornithine cyclodeaminase family domain — protein MTFVLPKFTPPDFTSEKFANAKEIRVEEVKKNGVAPSGFYLTSHMPTYYHYDNKWILPEHNSQNCVAVLHDDTIIIKELNDLVIGEKVIMGKKSDGSNGVVIYKEGFDESVISTPGRSVETSFTDDYEYLFELMRHEKENGGYIVWVLGPSVVFDYDTRIGLSELAENGYVQALLAGNAMATHDLEGGYLDTALGQNIYTQESVPMGHYNHLDLLNEVRRAGSIDKFIADGNVKDGFMKTLTKLDIPYVLVGSVRDDGPLPEVYHNVSQGLNAMKEQTDKATLIICLATMLHSVATAELASSYRIRKDGTIAPVFMYTIDVTENVVNKVAQAREHIAVKTLVTNVQDFVVNVQRALLQPVDNFEVEQVAVDMHEYVENTAEEKLESVDRLKID, from the coding sequence ATGACATTTGTATTGCCAAAATTTACACCACCAGATTTTACTTCTGAAAAATTTGCAAATGCAAAGGAAATTCGTGTTGAAGAAGTAAAGAAAAATGGGGTTGCCCCAAGTGGTTTTTATCTTACTAGTCACATGCCTACTTATTATCATTATGATAATAAGTGGATTTTACCTGAACACAATTCTCAAAATTGTGTTGCAGTACTTCATGATGATACTATAATCATCAAAGAGCTTAACGATTTAGTTATTGGGGAAAAGGTAATCATGGGGAAAAAATCTGACGGTTCCAATGGAGTTGTGATATATAAAGAAGGATTTGATGAATCGGTCATATCTACTCCGGGTAGATCTGTCGAGACTTCTTTTACTGATGACTACGAATATCTATTTGAACTAATGCGTCATGAAAAAGAAAATGGCGGATATATAGTATGGGTATTGGGTCCTTCTGTTGTATTTGACTATGACACCAGAATTGGTTTGTCCGAACTTGCTGAAAATGGATATGTACAAGCCCTTTTAGCTGGAAATGCAATGGCTACTCATGATTTAGAAGGTGGATATTTGGATACTGCCCTTGGTCAAAATATCTATACACAAGAATCTGTACCAATGGGACATTACAATCATTTAGATTTACTAAATGAAGTCAGAAGAGCAGGATCCATTGATAAATTTATTGCCGATGGCAATGTAAAGGACGGTTTCATGAAGACATTGACCAAATTGGATATACCTTATGTATTGGTTGGTTCTGTTAGAGATGACGGACCACTTCCAGAAGTGTATCACAATGTTTCACAAGGCTTAAATGCAATGAAAGAACAAACTGACAAGGCTACTTTGATTATATGCTTAGCTACTATGCTTCACTCTGTGGCAACTGCAGAATTGGCTTCAAGCTATAGAATCAGAAAAGACGGTACTATTGCACCTGTATTTATGTATACAATAGATGTAACGGAAAATGTAGTAAATAAGGTTGCACAAGCTAGAGAACATATTGCTGTCAAAACCCTTGTGACAAATGTTCAAGACTTTGTTGTAAATGTACAAAGAGCACTTTTGCAACCAGTTGACAATTTTGAAGTAGAACAAGTTGCAGTTGATATGCATGAATATGTTGAAAACACTGCAGAAGAAAAATTAGAATCTGTAGATAGATTAAAAATTGACTAG
- a CDS encoding aminopeptidase produces MNFVTLIPNICEGLPFKKKDCVLLNFWGDNEDLEILDSISECLSKKGVIPFKHHCSNSFFKNVVLNLIENNQEFPEKYFEYLSSFRYVIDIFMYTPSLPNGISKEDIPKYKKYLSQLFTALTEDKKYYIQLTVPTEINARNAGLNFDIYNSLICNALDVDFNELKKACKKQIEELKDKNSVNIITGKKYSLKLDFNDRKWYVDDGCGDFPAGEVSIAPIENSSNGDLLVPIINLREKIYKDVLMTFENGKLIKCSSEELDEFFNSLPENYKILCEFAIGLNPKVKQLTGFTLVDEKALGTYHIGIGMNYLSGGTNNCPFHMDFVFYCDEIVFN; encoded by the coding sequence ATGAATTTTGTAACTCTTATACCAAATATTTGTGAAGGGCTCCCTTTTAAAAAAAAGGATTGTGTCTTATTGAATTTTTGGGGTGACAATGAAGATTTAGAAATTTTAGACTCAATTTCAGAATGTCTGAGTAAAAAAGGTGTTATCCCTTTTAAACACCATTGCTCGAATTCTTTTTTTAAAAATGTAGTTCTCAATTTAATTGAAAATAATCAGGAATTCCCTGAAAAATATTTTGAGTATCTATCTTCTTTCAGGTATGTAATAGATATATTTATGTATACACCAAGTTTACCTAATGGAATTTCTAAGGAAGATATACCTAAATACAAGAAATATTTATCCCAATTGTTCACTGCTTTAACTGAAGATAAAAAATATTATATACAACTTACTGTTCCTACAGAGATAAATGCTCGCAATGCTGGTTTAAATTTTGATATTTATAATTCTTTGATATGCAATGCTTTAGATGTAGACTTTAATGAATTAAAAAAAGCCTGCAAAAAACAAATTGAAGAGCTTAAGGATAAAAATAGTGTGAACATAATTACTGGAAAAAAGTATTCTTTAAAATTAGATTTTAATGACAGAAAGTGGTATGTAGATGATGGCTGTGGTGATTTTCCTGCCGGGGAAGTTTCTATAGCACCTATAGAAAATAGTAGCAATGGAGACTTGCTAGTTCCTATAATCAATTTAAGAGAAAAAATATATAAAGATGTACTCATGACTTTTGAAAATGGTAAACTTATAAAATGTTCTTCCGAAGAATTAGATGAATTTTTTAATTCATTGCCTGAAAATTATAAAATTCTATGTGAATTTGCAATTGGACTAAATCCTAAAGTCAAACAATTAACAGGATTTACACTTGTTGATGAAAAAGCTTTGGGTACTTATCATATAGGAATTGGAATGAATTATCTATCTGGTGGAACAAATAACTGTCCATTTCATATGGATTTTGTGTTTTATTGTGATGAAATTGTTTTTAATTAA
- a CDS encoding DUF2087 domain-containing protein, with protein MNSLEIFKCLSDNSRLKIINSLMIEPMYVELLAERLELSTSTVSFHLKKLMDANIVSSKKEQYYTVYSINEGIFSMTLKDLVKDDRREEEILNQREQKYREKVIDSFFKYGKLKEIPVQKKKRQIVLEKIVESFEEDREYTEKEVNLTIADFHDDFCTIRRDLIGFNLMERDNGIYKRKK; from the coding sequence TTGAATTCATTGGAAATTTTCAAATGTTTATCTGACAATTCTAGGCTAAAGATTATAAACAGCTTGATGATAGAGCCTATGTATGTTGAATTATTGGCTGAAAGATTAGAATTATCTACTTCAACAGTATCTTTTCACCTTAAAAAATTAATGGATGCAAATATTGTATCGTCTAAAAAAGAGCAGTATTATACAGTTTATAGTATAAATGAAGGAATTTTTTCAATGACTCTTAAAGATTTAGTAAAAGATGATAGAAGAGAAGAAGAAATACTAAATCAAAGAGAACAAAAATATAGAGAAAAAGTTATAGATTCTTTTTTTAAATATGGCAAACTAAAAGAAATACCAGTACAGAAAAAGAAAAGACAAATTGTTTTAGAAAAAATAGTGGAAAGCTTTGAAGAAGATAGAGAGTATACAGAAAAAGAAGTTAATTTGACAATTGCCGATTTTCATGATGATTTCTGTACAATAAGAAGAGATTTAATAGGTTTTAATCTTATGGAAAGAGACAATGGAATATATAAAAGAAAAAAATAA
- a CDS encoding sensor histidine kinase, translating to MKNLKRMLFVSIVVALASQVSIGLVSSDFRVSAGIILYVIFLFYYEDLKPIPTGILSGIIVNLLRSILYYFTMGNFGHEILSFQIEILFYTFYAIIYYLLTNENNKKSINYIFLVMLISDFGANIIELLIRTIIGSSPFPWEITSTLFLVALVRSGITWLALNLFKYYKMLLIKEEHEERYKRLLWLTSQLKTEMYWMEKNMENIENVMSDSYRLFEMINTDEDKDSWGERSIGIARDIHEIKKENGLAIRGIKEITESELKDEKMSFKDIISILFETMKREIRRLNKNIELEIHMEENFYTSQHYYLMSIFRNLVMNSIDAIPDTQRDGKISIIHRIVDGEHAFMVSDNGSGIDEEGLEHIFSPGYSTKINYDTGEINRGLGLSIVKHIVEKQLEGSLKVSSTKGKGTTIYIYIPKHSLEVS from the coding sequence ATGAAGAATTTAAAAAGAATGCTTTTTGTTTCTATTGTAGTTGCGTTGGCTTCTCAAGTCAGTATAGGATTAGTTAGCAGTGATTTTAGAGTTTCAGCGGGTATAATACTTTATGTCATATTTCTTTTTTATTATGAAGATTTAAAACCAATTCCAACAGGAATACTATCAGGTATAATAGTGAATCTTCTAAGGTCAATACTATACTATTTTACAATGGGAAATTTTGGTCATGAAATATTATCTTTTCAGATAGAAATATTGTTTTATACTTTTTATGCTATTATTTATTATTTGCTGACCAATGAGAACAACAAGAAAAGCATAAATTATATTTTTTTAGTTATGCTCATTAGTGATTTCGGTGCCAATATCATAGAGTTACTCATTAGAACTATAATAGGCTCTAGTCCTTTTCCATGGGAAATCACTTCTACATTATTTCTTGTAGCACTAGTGCGCTCTGGCATAACCTGGTTAGCTTTAAATTTATTTAAATATTATAAAATGTTACTTATAAAAGAAGAACATGAAGAAAGATATAAAAGACTATTGTGGCTTACATCTCAATTAAAAACAGAAATGTACTGGATGGAAAAGAACATGGAAAATATAGAAAATGTCATGTCTGATTCCTATAGATTGTTTGAAATGATAAATACTGATGAGGACAAGGATAGCTGGGGCGAAAGATCAATAGGCATTGCTCGAGATATACATGAAATAAAAAAGGAAAATGGCTTGGCTATCAGGGGAATAAAAGAAATTACAGAAAGTGAACTTAAAGATGAAAAAATGAGTTTTAAAGATATCATAAGTATTTTATTTGAGACTATGAAAAGAGAAATAAGACGATTAAACAAGAATATTGAGCTTGAAATCCATATGGAAGAAAATTTCTATACTTCACAGCATTATTATCTCATGTCAATTTTTCGCAATCTTGTTATGAATAGCATAGACGCAATTCCTGACACACAAAGAGATGGTAAAATAAGTATTATCCATAGAATTGTTGATGGAGAACATGCTTTTATGGTATCTGACAATGGTTCAGGCATAGATGAAGAAGGGTTAGAGCATATTTTTTCACCTGGATATTCAACTAAAATAAATTATGATACGGGTGAAATAAATAGAGGACTTGGGCTTTCTATAGTCAAACATATAGTTGAAAAACAATTGGAAGGTAGTTTAAAGGTGAGTTCAACAAAAGGCAAGGGAACTACAATATATATATACATACCAAAACATTCTTTGGAGGTGAGTTAG
- a CDS encoding DNA-binding domain-containing protein produces the protein MVEDDENIIRILEKIIVDKNLGEVVGKATDGTNGLKEIIVLNPDIVLVDLLMPGKDGINLTREVKTIHPDIHYIMISQVSSKDMIAKAYESGIEYYISKPINAIEVETVIKKVEEKVDMKKKLDQIQQLFSPETKDLKTKETSHDSIEGVKQVMQKIGVAGEVGSQDIVDVAKYLIDTNQTMSDFTVKELCSHFTDNPRTMEQRIRRTATVGLINLANLGIEDNINEIFVEYSNGLYNFEQVKIEMDFIRGKTKKRGKVNIKKFIDGIVYYGKRL, from the coding sequence ATAGTTGAAGATGATGAAAATATCATTAGAATACTAGAAAAAATAATAGTTGATAAAAATTTGGGAGAAGTAGTAGGAAAGGCTACTGATGGGACAAATGGCTTAAAGGAGATAATAGTGTTGAATCCAGATATTGTTCTGGTGGACTTGCTCATGCCCGGCAAAGACGGAATCAATTTGACAAGAGAAGTAAAGACCATACATCCTGATATTCACTATATCATGATATCACAGGTATCTTCTAAAGACATGATTGCCAAAGCCTATGAAAGTGGAATAGAATACTATATTTCAAAACCTATAAATGCTATTGAAGTTGAAACTGTAATAAAAAAAGTTGAAGAAAAAGTTGATATGAAAAAAAAGTTAGATCAAATTCAACAATTATTTTCTCCAGAGACTAAAGATTTAAAAACAAAAGAAACTAGTCATGATAGCATAGAAGGGGTAAAACAAGTTATGCAGAAAATTGGAGTTGCTGGGGAAGTCGGAAGTCAGGATATTGTTGATGTAGCTAAGTATTTGATTGATACAAATCAAACAATGTCTGATTTTACAGTGAAAGAGCTTTGTAGCCATTTTACTGACAATCCTAGAACCATGGAGCAAAGGATAAGAAGAACTGCTACTGTTGGACTCATCAATCTTGCAAATCTTGGAATAGAGGACAATATAAATGAAATATTTGTTGAATATTCCAATGGACTATACAATTTTGAACAAGTAAAAATAGAAATGGATTTTATAAGGGGTAAAACTAAAAAAAGAGGTAAAGTAAATATAAAAAAATTCATAGATGGGATAGTCTATTATGGCAAAAGACTATAA